The Capsicum annuum cultivar UCD-10X-F1 unplaced genomic scaffold, UCD10Xv1.1 ctg3285, whole genome shotgun sequence genome contains the following window.
CTTGCTTATATCAGAATCGCGGGAAAGAGTGGGTATGctaataaaaataaaccaaatgcGAAAAACAACACCATTTTAAGTGGTACTTACAAGCAAATACATTCTTGGATGCTTGTCTGGTATGACTTCTGCATTTTATTCCAAAGCTTATTTCTTACAAGAACATATTGGTTGCAGTATGCGATATTTGTCTCTAATTGGTTGACTTTTACTCCGATAGGGATTCGACATTAAAGATTATCCTGGTCATTTTCCAGCGACTACCGTATTCCCCAGTCCAAACTACTTGAAAATTCCTGATAATGTTGAGAAGATGAAGGGTTATGCTGCAGAGGCATTTAAGCAGTACAATGAGAGATTTGTATGCTCCAGTCACACTTGCCATTGTCTTTCTACTTGTTCTTTTTCCTTGTTTTCTCCAGAAAGCTGACAAAGCTCCTGTGTATTCAATTTAGGAAACTAAATATGAGGTCAATGAGATTCTCAAGGTTAATCGAGATGAGTGCGGCACATACTTAATTTTCTATGTTACCTTTACGGTTACCAATGGCGAGAATGAAGGAATATTTTCAAGCTAAAGTGGTGAGGCGTATGGGTGGATCTTTGCATTTCTCAATCGTTAGGCCAAGGGTAATGAATGAAATCTGCTATACATTCTGCATCACATTATGAAACTCATTTTTGTTTTGTCAAGTTCATCTAGTAATTCCTTCTTCCTTtggtttatttttaattcttatacTAACTCTCTTGTGCTTTTATGTAGGCAAATGGAGCCTTGGGCATATAGTGGATGTGAAGTCTGTGCATCGTTTTGGCTCGGATTCACGCTTTAGTTTTGCGTTAACCTATGGATCAATAGGGGGTTCGATCGTCGGAGTGCGTTTTGAGCAAAATTTCTTGGGCGCTCACCTAACAACTAATTAAATGTaacgtttttttttttgggaggagGGGGAGGTTTTTTTTTAGCCATATGagcaaaatactaaaaactaaggATTTTTGGGAATTTTTTATTTGTGTT
Protein-coding sequences here:
- the LOC124891258 gene encoding uncharacterized protein LOC124891258; protein product: MEHDYTKCFCKINMPDSESDDEEYVIDKDCWNKYLQQLNESQGFDIKDYPGHFPATTVFPSPNYLKIPDNVEKMKGYAAEAFKQYNERFETKYEVNEILKVNRDECGTYLIFYVTFTVTNGENEGIFSS